In Candidatus Epulonipiscium viviparus, one DNA window encodes the following:
- the pfkB gene encoding 1-phosphofructokinase has product MINTITFNPSVDYMVDLSQLEIGEINRSSAEYILPGGKGINVSIILNRLGVTNKALGFVAGFTGDYIEQATFKEGVIADFIKLKEGFSRINVKITDATSETGVNGSGAAISSEDLLHLNQKIATLTADDILVLAGAIPASLPDATYRDMMEALQNSGTKIVVDATKDLLMNVLEYRPFLIKPNHIELAELFDETIKTKDDAIEYARKLRDLGARNVLVSMADEGAVLLTEDDEVFTHSGIAGKMVSSVGAGDSMVAGFIAGYVKEHSYEEAFKMGIAAGTATAFSDGLATKAEIDNIYRQL; this is encoded by the coding sequence ATGATTAATACGATTACTTTTAATCCGTCGGTAGATTATATGGTGGATCTATCTCAACTCGAAATCGGAGAAATCAATCGATCTTCAGCAGAATACATATTGCCAGGAGGAAAAGGTATTAATGTATCCATTATACTTAACAGGCTGGGTGTAACAAACAAGGCCCTGGGATTTGTTGCAGGCTTTACGGGCGACTATATCGAGCAGGCAACGTTTAAAGAAGGTGTTATTGCAGATTTCATAAAGTTGAAGGAAGGCTTTTCGAGAATTAATGTAAAGATAACTGATGCGACATCGGAGACTGGAGTAAATGGCAGTGGCGCGGCTATTTCATCCGAAGATTTGTTGCATCTAAATCAGAAAATAGCAACTCTGACGGCAGACGACATCTTGGTTTTGGCAGGCGCGATTCCAGCATCATTGCCAGATGCGACATACAGAGATATGATGGAAGCGCTACAAAATTCGGGAACCAAAATAGTGGTAGATGCAACGAAGGATCTGCTAATGAACGTGTTGGAGTATAGGCCTTTTCTGATTAAGCCAAATCACATTGAACTTGCGGAGTTGTTTGATGAAACTATAAAAACGAAAGACGATGCGATTGAGTATGCCAGAAAGTTGAGAGATCTGGGGGCTAGGAATGTGTTGGTTTCTATGGCCGATGAGGGAGCTGTTCTACTAACTGAGGATGACGAGGTGTTTACACATTCTGGAATTGCAGGAAAGATGGTCAGTAGCGTGGGTGCTGGCGACTCGATGGTTGCAGGATTTATTGCAGGCTATGTGAAGGAGCATTCGTATGAGGAGGCGTTTAAGATGGGCATTGCTGCGGGGACGGCAACTGCGTTCTCAGATGGGTTGGCAACTAAGGCCGAAATAGATAATATTTATAGACAATTATAA
- a CDS encoding PTS fructose transporter subunit IIABC, translating to MRVVDLIGESVDLNLTAANKDDAIDKLIDLMYLKGNLTDKAEYKKGILEREAIGTTGVGEGIAVPHSKNKAVTEPGLAVARVVDGVDYDSLDDEPAKLFFMIAAPEGGSDIHLDVLARLFTILMEEGFAEKLLAAESVEEFIGLIDAKEKEKFVVSEPAAASSKYRILAVTACPTGIAHTYMAAESLAAKAAEKGITCKVETNGATGAKNVLTADEISKAECIIVAADKQIDMARFDGKPLIMVKVADGIHKAGELIDRAKDAPIYKHTGDVNVEVAKENVGRKVYKHLMNGVSHMLPFVIGGGLLIALAFLFDDYDINPANFGSNTPFAAMLKQIGGTAFDFMLPVLAGYIAMSIGERPALVVGFVGGALANVGGAGFLGALVAGFLAGYLVKLLVKLCDKLPGSLEGVKPTLIYPLAGTFLMGVMMLFLINPPVALINENMTSFLNNLGTSSKILLGVLVAGMMAIDMGGPINKAAYVFGVASLESGNYDIMAAVMVGGMVPPLAIALATTFFKDKFTTKEREAGLTNYIMGISFITEGAIPFAAADPVRVILGSVTGASIAGAISILLGCALRAPHGGIFVVPVIDNPLGYLIALAVGSAVGAVIIGMLKKNVSDI from the coding sequence ATGAGAGTTGTGGATTTGATCGGAGAAAGTGTGGATTTAAATTTGACGGCAGCGAACAAAGATGATGCAATAGATAAATTGATAGATTTGATGTATCTGAAAGGCAATTTAACCGACAAAGCAGAATATAAAAAGGGCATCTTAGAGCGCGAAGCCATAGGAACGACAGGGGTTGGCGAGGGGATTGCAGTTCCGCATTCAAAAAATAAGGCAGTAACAGAGCCGGGGTTGGCTGTGGCAAGAGTTGTGGATGGAGTGGATTATGATAGTTTAGATGATGAGCCCGCGAAGTTATTCTTTATGATTGCCGCACCAGAGGGAGGTAGCGATATTCATCTGGACGTGCTTGCTAGATTATTTACTATATTGATGGAAGAGGGATTTGCCGAAAAATTACTGGCGGCGGAATCGGTTGAGGAGTTTATAGGATTGATAGATGCAAAGGAGAAGGAAAAATTTGTAGTTTCAGAGCCAGCCGCCGCTTCTTCGAAGTATAGAATCTTGGCAGTAACGGCTTGCCCCACCGGAATTGCACACACCTATATGGCTGCAGAGAGTTTAGCTGCCAAAGCTGCAGAAAAAGGAATTACTTGCAAGGTGGAGACTAATGGCGCTACTGGTGCAAAAAATGTGCTCACAGCTGATGAGATTTCAAAGGCGGAGTGCATTATTGTGGCAGCAGATAAGCAAATCGATATGGCAAGATTTGATGGGAAGCCTTTGATTATGGTCAAGGTTGCCGATGGAATTCATAAGGCAGGAGAACTTATAGATCGAGCAAAAGACGCTCCTATATATAAACATACTGGTGATGTAAATGTGGAAGTTGCAAAAGAAAATGTGGGGCGCAAAGTTTATAAGCATCTGATGAACGGTGTGTCGCATATGTTACCATTTGTTATAGGCGGAGGATTACTGATCGCATTGGCATTTTTGTTTGATGATTATGATATTAACCCGGCGAACTTTGGGTCGAACACTCCGTTTGCCGCAATGTTAAAGCAAATTGGCGGTACAGCGTTTGACTTTATGTTGCCAGTGTTGGCAGGATATATAGCAATGAGCATTGGGGAACGACCTGCGCTTGTTGTAGGATTTGTGGGTGGCGCGTTAGCTAATGTAGGTGGTGCTGGATTTTTGGGCGCATTGGTTGCTGGATTTTTGGCAGGATATTTGGTGAAGCTATTAGTGAAGTTATGCGACAAATTGCCTGGGTCTCTCGAAGGAGTAAAACCGACGTTGATATATCCGTTGGCGGGAACTTTTTTGATGGGAGTTATGATGCTGTTTTTGATAAATCCGCCGGTCGCACTTATCAATGAAAATATGACGAGCTTCTTAAATAACCTGGGAACTAGTAGTAAGATATTGCTTGGAGTTTTGGTTGCTGGAATGATGGCAATAGATATGGGGGGGCCTATAAATAAAGCGGCGTATGTGTTTGGCGTGGCATCGCTGGAGTCTGGAAATTACGATATAATGGCTGCCGTTATGGTAGGGGGGATGGTTCCTCCGCTTGCGATAGCATTGGCGACAACATTCTTTAAAGACAAATTTACAACAAAGGAGAGAGAAGCTGGTCTGACCAACTATATAATGGGGATCTCATTTATAACTGAGGGGGCAATTCCTTTTGCTGCGGCAGATCCAGTGCGAGTAATATTGGGCTCGGTGACAGGGGCTAGTATTGCGGGTGCGATAAGCATTCTACTGGGATGCGCGTTGAGAGCGCCGCATGGAGGAATATTCGTGGTGCCGGTTATAGATAATCCGCTGGGATATTTAATTGCGTTAGCTGTGGGATCGGCTGTTGGTGCCGTGATAATAGGAATGCTGAAGAAAAATGTATCTGATATCTAA
- a CDS encoding tetratricopeptide repeat protein — MERIVQDIFAEAPECELIIKGIKNHVVSNVVNNVVAANCVEEIQQISNQLVEDGGWNADEADRVVRYFVCAKFGLDSKKSKSDEPAKAKVENKTDVKKRIRCIYKAGAVAMVIGVFGYVVAGNTQLHKIIRGEENKTAAAIEAYSQAKSNTLTAFDEYAILAGEGNAVAQYSLGIYYYYGEEYGYLISQNYSEAIRWFKAAADQGYTDAQVLLGDCYYYGNGTRRDIVEAEAWYVKAANKGNERAKEMLMLILAERAKIVELEQKAEQERLAEIARVAAIEQKAEQERLAEIARVAAIEQKAEQERLAEIARVAAIEQKAEQERLAEIARVAAIEQKAEQERLLEIARAEKQKVLEAKLAEMETEMARIAADLEMRENLKQAENVSIVEGEAVAVVDAE; from the coding sequence ATGGAAAGAATTGTGCAAGATATTTTTGCAGAAGCGCCAGAATGTGAGTTAATTATAAAAGGTATCAAAAATCATGTAGTTTCGAATGTGGTCAATAATGTGGTGGCTGCTAATTGCGTAGAAGAAATACAGCAAATATCAAATCAGCTAGTAGAAGATGGTGGATGGAATGCCGATGAAGCCGATCGAGTGGTGCGGTATTTCGTGTGTGCCAAATTTGGGTTAGATTCGAAGAAGTCAAAATCTGATGAGCCAGCAAAAGCCAAAGTAGAGAACAAGACAGACGTTAAAAAGAGAATTAGATGTATATATAAAGCCGGGGCCGTTGCTATGGTGATTGGAGTTTTCGGCTATGTTGTTGCAGGTAATACGCAGTTACATAAAATAATACGAGGAGAAGAAAATAAGACAGCTGCGGCAATAGAGGCATATAGCCAGGCCAAAAGCAATACGCTAACAGCGTTCGACGAATACGCCATTCTTGCAGGAGAAGGAAACGCAGTGGCGCAGTATAGCCTGGGAATATATTACTATTATGGAGAAGAATATGGGTATCTGATATCGCAAAACTATAGCGAAGCAATAAGATGGTTTAAAGCTGCAGCAGATCAGGGCTATACTGATGCTCAAGTGTTATTGGGTGACTGCTATTACTATGGAAATGGTACCAGGAGAGATATTGTCGAAGCTGAAGCTTGGTATGTGAAGGCCGCCAACAAAGGAAATGAGAGAGCAAAAGAAATGTTGATGTTGATATTGGCAGAGCGAGCAAAGATTGTGGAACTGGAACAGAAGGCTGAGCAAGAGAGATTGGCCGAGATAGCGAGAGTGGCCGCAATAGAACAGAAGGCTGAGCAAGAGAGATTGGCCGAGATAGCAAGAGTGGCCGCAATAGAACAAAAGGCTGAGCAAGAGAGGTTGGCCGAGATAGCGAGAGTGGCCGCAATAGAACAGAAGGCTGAGCAAGAGAGGTTGGCCGAGATAGCAAGAGTGGCCGCAATAGAACAAAAGGCCGAGCAAGAGAGATTGCTGGAGATAGCAAGAGCCGAAAAACAAAAAGTATTGGAAGCCAAGCTAGCAGAAATGGAAACAGAAATGGCTCGAATAGCTGCGGACTTAGAGATGAGAGAAAACCTTAAGCAAGCAGAGAACGTATCGATAGTGGAAGGAGAAGCTGTTGCGGTCGTGGATGCGGAGTAA
- the gdhA gene encoding NADP-specific glutamate dehydrogenase: MKLQTEYMQDLMDRVIKNHPSQPEFHQAVQEVLVCMEPVAKAYPEYVKAGIFERMVEPERIIIFRVSWVADNGDVKVNRGFRVQFNSAIGPYKGGLRLHPSVNLGVIKFLGFEQIFKNSLTGLPMGGGKGGSDFDPKGKSDGEIMRFCQSFMTELSKHIGADTDVPAGDIGVGAREIGFMFGQYKRLRNEFTGVLTGKGLNYGGSLVRTEATGYGCCYFTQAMLETKGESFAGKVVVISGSGNVAIYATEKATQLGATVVALSDSGGYIYDPAGVDLKLVKRLKEVERKRISEYVKERPDAKYTSGCSGIWTIPCDIALPCATQNELDGDAANALVANGVVAVAEGANMPCTPQAVEVFLEKGILFGPGKAANAGGVATSGLEMSQNSMRLSWTFEEVDEKLEAIMRNIHRQAKAAAEEYGEPSNYVLGANIAGFLKVANAMYLQGVAY, translated from the coding sequence ATGAAATTACAAACAGAATATATGCAAGATTTAATGGATCGAGTGATTAAGAATCATCCAAGCCAGCCAGAGTTTCATCAAGCTGTTCAGGAGGTACTAGTTTGTATGGAGCCGGTTGCGAAGGCATATCCAGAGTATGTTAAAGCAGGAATTTTTGAAAGAATGGTAGAACCGGAGCGTATCATCATTTTTAGAGTTTCGTGGGTAGCCGACAATGGAGATGTTAAGGTTAATAGAGGTTTTCGTGTACAATTTAATAGTGCAATAGGACCATATAAAGGAGGCTTGAGATTGCATCCTTCTGTAAATCTTGGCGTAATCAAATTCTTGGGCTTCGAACAAATCTTTAAAAACTCTTTGACAGGCTTGCCAATGGGCGGCGGTAAAGGTGGAAGCGACTTTGATCCTAAGGGCAAATCTGATGGAGAAATTATGAGATTTTGCCAAAGTTTTATGACAGAGCTTTCGAAACACATCGGAGCAGATACCGACGTTCCTGCAGGAGATATTGGTGTAGGTGCTAGAGAAATCGGATTTATGTTTGGGCAATATAAGCGCCTTAGAAATGAGTTTACTGGAGTGCTTACAGGAAAAGGTCTAAACTATGGCGGGTCTTTGGTGCGAACAGAAGCGACGGGCTATGGGTGTTGCTATTTTACACAGGCTATGTTAGAAACTAAGGGAGAAAGTTTTGCGGGAAAGGTAGTAGTAATTTCAGGCTCTGGAAATGTCGCTATCTACGCAACTGAAAAGGCAACGCAACTTGGTGCGACTGTTGTGGCCTTAAGTGACTCGGGTGGATATATTTATGATCCTGCTGGAGTGGATTTAAAATTAGTAAAGCGTCTTAAAGAAGTTGAGCGCAAACGCATTAGCGAGTATGTTAAAGAGAGACCTGATGCCAAATACACAAGTGGTTGTAGTGGAATATGGACTATCCCGTGTGATATTGCACTTCCGTGTGCAACACAAAATGAGCTAGACGGCGATGCAGCAAATGCGTTGGTAGCAAACGGCGTTGTTGCTGTTGCAGAAGGTGCAAACATGCCTTGTACTCCACAAGCTGTAGAAGTATTTTTGGAAAAAGGTATATTGTTTGGACCTGGTAAAGCCGCTAATGCTGGTGGCGTGGCAACATCGGGACTCGAAATGTCTCAAAATAGCATGCGTCTAAGTTGGACTTTTGAAGAAGTAGACGAAAAATTAGAAGCAATAATGAGAAATATTCATAGGCAAGCAAAGGCAGCTGCAGAAGAATATGGTGAGCCTAGTAATTATGTATTGGGAGCCAACATTGCTGGATTTTTAAAAGTGGCGAATGCTATGTATTTGCAAGGAGTTGCGTATTAA
- a CDS encoding LacI family DNA-binding transcriptional regulator, with product MITLKDIAKKAGLSVTQVSRALNGHEDVSDQTKQRVRAIANEMGYIKNAVAHRLVTGTSNQIAFVVQGFDNKVKEEEYNEFYAILNGIYQFGSEHKYETVLYIIKSSQQSYVQFFREKGIQNAVMYGFNYDDPKLLDLLETSYNIVCIDILVAAKNKGCVVVDNTHYSMLAVEALLRSGKSNIALITGNQHAMVSLEREAGYRIALQKQKIAINGDYVVDANFSQKVAFQKTLELLKKHPQLDGFFCISDYMALGCLEAIQSLGKVIPKDIAVIGFDDILVSRYTTPKLSTINQNNYSKGFEAAKLVDALKREDYVTTTIILSCELKLRDSI from the coding sequence ATGATTACATTAAAAGACATTGCAAAGAAAGCGGGATTATCTGTTACCCAAGTTTCGCGCGCGCTAAATGGTCATGAAGATGTCAGCGATCAAACGAAACAAAGAGTCAGAGCAATTGCAAATGAAATGGGATATATAAAAAATGCCGTTGCGCACAGATTGGTAACAGGCACTTCGAATCAGATTGCATTTGTGGTTCAAGGATTTGACAATAAGGTAAAAGAAGAAGAGTATAACGAGTTTTATGCAATACTAAATGGAATATATCAGTTTGGCAGCGAGCACAAATATGAAACAGTGCTTTATATTATTAAATCGAGTCAGCAATCGTACGTGCAGTTCTTTAGAGAAAAAGGAATACAAAATGCCGTAATGTATGGGTTTAATTACGATGATCCAAAGTTACTAGACTTATTGGAGACAAGCTATAACATAGTGTGCATTGATATATTGGTAGCCGCAAAAAATAAGGGGTGTGTGGTGGTAGATAATACACATTATTCGATGCTAGCCGTCGAGGCATTGCTCCGCTCGGGAAAAAGTAACATTGCACTCATAACTGGTAACCAACACGCAATGGTAAGTTTAGAGAGAGAGGCAGGGTATAGAATTGCGTTGCAAAAGCAAAAGATAGCGATAAATGGAGATTATGTAGTTGATGCAAATTTTAGCCAAAAGGTAGCATTTCAAAAAACATTAGAATTGTTGAAAAAGCATCCGCAGCTAGACGGCTTTTTTTGTATAAGCGATTATATGGCGCTTGGATGTCTAGAAGCAATTCAAAGCTTGGGCAAAGTGATTCCCAAGGATATCGCAGTTATCGGGTTTGATGACATTTTGGTATCCAGATATACAACTCCAAAGCTAAGCACCATTAATCAAAATAATTATAGCAAGGGGTTTGAAGCCGCAAAGTTGGTGGATGCTCTCAAAAGAGAAGACTATGTAACTACAACGATAATCTTAAGCTGCGAGTTAAAGCTGAGAGATAGCATTTAG
- a CDS encoding ABC transporter substrate-binding protein — protein MNKKLKMIILLGALSGAIIGCSSDEVEDDRVTLTIATYSDPFEVDIVTGQIEAYMEQNPNINLVIEPVSGDFWEVLKTRMVSNNEPDIFYMDIFQAGQFIDANKLAPLDSLLTAEDLADFEPALLNGFRGQDGTLYGIPKDFSTLALYYNKKMFTDAGLEAPTTWDDLTAVAKALTKDGVVGLSLQNGLDRAQPFFYSNGGTMMKDGKPTLNNPKNIEAYEYWIGLIKDGYAQTPQQLGVGWNGDAFASEIVAMTIEGNWMVNSLLELAPDLDYGVVPIPYKETPASMQFTVAYSMSKNTDYPEEAKDVIKFLTSAEQQQVVADAGRAMPSRNAALEEFKKNWPERAVFADQAPVASEFNYGVISATVVDEAAKAMERVLLDDKSTVQQAFDAAQANIDKALSKQ, from the coding sequence ATGAACAAAAAATTGAAAATGATAATACTATTGGGAGCGCTCTCGGGAGCAATTATAGGGTGTAGCTCAGATGAAGTAGAAGACGATAGAGTTACCCTCACTATTGCTACATATTCGGATCCATTTGAAGTGGATATCGTAACAGGACAAATCGAAGCCTATATGGAACAAAATCCAAACATAAACTTGGTTATAGAGCCGGTATCGGGAGATTTTTGGGAAGTGTTAAAAACTCGAATGGTTTCTAATAACGAGCCAGATATTTTTTATATGGACATATTTCAGGCGGGGCAATTTATAGATGCGAATAAGTTGGCTCCGTTGGATTCCTTGCTAACTGCAGAAGATTTGGCAGACTTCGAGCCCGCGTTGCTTAATGGATTTAGGGGGCAAGATGGTACGTTATATGGAATCCCAAAAGATTTCTCAACGTTGGCATTATATTATAATAAAAAGATGTTTACAGATGCAGGCTTAGAAGCACCAACCACATGGGATGATTTAACTGCTGTTGCAAAGGCGCTGACCAAAGATGGCGTGGTGGGTTTGTCTCTACAAAATGGATTGGATAGAGCGCAGCCGTTCTTTTATTCTAATGGTGGAACCATGATGAAAGATGGAAAACCGACTCTAAATAATCCCAAAAATATAGAAGCGTATGAATATTGGATCGGGCTTATTAAAGATGGGTATGCTCAGACTCCGCAGCAATTGGGTGTGGGCTGGAATGGCGATGCGTTTGCGTCGGAGATCGTTGCTATGACTATAGAGGGCAACTGGATGGTTAATAGCTTGTTGGAGTTGGCGCCAGATTTGGACTATGGCGTGGTTCCAATACCGTATAAAGAGACGCCGGCATCGATGCAGTTTACAGTGGCGTATTCAATGTCAAAAAATACTGATTATCCAGAAGAGGCAAAAGATGTAATTAAGTTTTTAACTTCAGCTGAGCAGCAACAGGTAGTTGCAGATGCGGGTAGAGCAATGCCTTCCCGAAACGCTGCGTTAGAGGAATTTAAGAAAAATTGGCCAGAGCGCGCGGTGTTTGCGGATCAAGCTCCCGTTGCAAGTGAATTTAACTATGGGGTAATTTCGGCGACAGTGGTTGACGAGGCGGCCAAGGCAATGGAGCGCGTATTGTTAGATGATAAAAGTACGGTACAGCAGGCGTTCGATGCGGCACAGGCAAATATAGATAAAGCGCTTTCTAAACAATAA
- a CDS encoding carbohydrate ABC transporter permease: MNKKTQENIDGWIMVAPIVILMLVFVIGPAIYSFMLSFQDYNMLKPEQSEWVLFENYKELFSDPAFYQALYNTVKYSIVVVPVQTAIALLLATVANQKIRGKTFFRVAYYVPAVTSAVASAAMFMFLFNTNGIANRFLGIFGFEAVSWFNEPKYALPLAMIMAIWSTVGTQMLVFLAGLQDIPNEVYEAASIDGASSVRRFLSVTVPLLREKTMFVIIVGMIGTLQMFDQAFIISGGTGGPLGSTTTVVLYLYNKAFGENRLGYGSAVAVGLFIIIFALTVMQKSIFEEREERPAKRRKVNG, translated from the coding sequence ATGAACAAGAAGACACAAGAAAATATTGATGGATGGATAATGGTAGCTCCTATAGTAATCTTGATGCTAGTTTTTGTAATTGGCCCTGCAATATATTCGTTTATGTTGAGCTTTCAAGATTACAACATGCTAAAACCAGAGCAATCTGAATGGGTTTTGTTTGAAAATTATAAAGAATTGTTTTCTGATCCTGCATTTTATCAGGCGTTATATAACACGGTGAAATATTCGATTGTGGTGGTGCCGGTTCAGACCGCAATTGCGCTTTTGCTCGCAACAGTGGCGAATCAAAAAATTAGAGGAAAGACTTTTTTTAGGGTGGCGTATTATGTTCCGGCTGTAACTTCTGCAGTTGCTTCTGCGGCAATGTTTATGTTCTTATTTAATACGAATGGTATAGCAAATCGTTTTCTGGGAATTTTTGGGTTTGAAGCAGTGAGTTGGTTTAATGAGCCAAAGTATGCATTGCCGCTTGCGATGATTATGGCAATATGGTCGACGGTGGGAACGCAGATGCTAGTGTTTTTGGCAGGGCTACAAGATATTCCAAATGAAGTATATGAGGCCGCCTCAATTGATGGAGCAAGCAGTGTAAGAAGATTTTTAAGCGTTACGGTGCCATTGCTTAGAGAAAAAACGATGTTTGTAATAATTGTGGGAATGATAGGCACGCTGCAAATGTTTGATCAGGCATTTATTATTTCTGGAGGAACCGGGGGGCCATTGGGCTCAACGACAACAGTGGTTTTGTATTTATATAATAAAGCATTTGGAGAAAATCGTTTGGGCTACGGATCTGCCGTTGCGGTGGGATTGTTTATTATAATTTTTGCGTTAACAGTTATGCAGAAATCAATATTTGAAGAGCGAGAAGAGCGTCCAGCAAAAAGGAGGAAGGTAAATGGATAA
- a CDS encoding carbohydrate ABC transporter permease, with translation MDKTVSRPMKVLFYFLTIGYAFIALFPFFWAFYTSLRPSKEAYKLNFDFSNLSFGTYVDLIVKNDIGRWYFNSFIIAISVTLLGVILSTMAGYALARIDFTGKNIIFMTILGLMMIPGQITMIPQYMLLNKFNFINTYVGLIIPFLFNAFNIFMMRQFFISFPISLEEAAQLDGLSRRGIFFKIALPLAKPAITTIIIMTFMGSWNNFLMPNLLITSRDMYTLPVGMASLNSQYFSFPNQTMAGAMLLSIPMVILFLICQKYFIEGVTTSGIK, from the coding sequence ATGGATAAAACTGTTTCTAGGCCTATGAAAGTGCTATTTTATTTTTTGACGATAGGATATGCGTTTATTGCGTTGTTTCCTTTTTTTTGGGCGTTTTATACGTCGCTTAGACCAAGCAAGGAAGCGTATAAATTAAATTTTGACTTTTCGAATCTAAGCTTTGGCACATATGTTGACTTAATAGTCAAAAATGATATAGGCAGATGGTATTTTAACAGCTTTATAATAGCCATTAGCGTAACTCTTTTGGGGGTTATTTTAAGCACAATGGCAGGATATGCGTTGGCAAGAATTGACTTTACAGGAAAAAATATCATATTTATGACGATTTTGGGGCTGATGATGATACCAGGACAAATCACAATGATTCCACAGTATATGCTACTAAATAAATTCAACTTTATCAATACGTATGTGGGGCTAATAATTCCGTTTTTGTTTAATGCATTTAACATATTTATGATGCGCCAATTTTTTATATCGTTTCCAATCAGCTTGGAGGAGGCTGCGCAATTAGATGGGCTCTCGCGCAGAGGAATTTTCTTCAAAATAGCATTGCCGCTTGCCAAACCCGCAATTACTACAATTATAATTATGACATTTATGGGAAGTTGGAACAACTTTCTTATGCCAAATTTATTGATTACGTCGCGTGATATGTATACATTGCCGGTGGGGATGGCGTCGCTAAATAGCCAGTATTTTTCGTTTCCAAATCAGACAATGGCCGGCGCTATGCTATTATCAATTCCAATGGTAATCTTATTTTTAATATGTCAGAAATATTTTATAGAGGGCGTTACAACTTCGGGTATTAAATAA